Proteins encoded by one window of Serratia nevei:
- a CDS encoding MFS transporter gives MSNKTDENRKKNTGSGKQPAHWSGVFAMTLCVFALIASEFMPVSLLTPMAQTLRVTEGMAGQGIAISGAFAVVTSLFISVLAGTLNRKTLLLGLTCIMAISGAVIAMAPNYLTYMAGRALIGIVVGGFWSMSAATAMRLVPVHRVPLALAIFNSGNALATVVAAPLGSWLGSVVGWRGAFFCLVPVAIIAFVWQLLSLPSMSVTRQAAASRNVFTLFRRRVVTLGMLGVGIFFMGQFTLFTYIRPFLETVTRVDAATVTLVLLVIGVAGFIGTTLIGRVLKRGFYPTLMAIPVLMAITALALIAFGSQVAIVTALLGLWGLISTAAPVGWWAWVPRTFPQNAEAGGGLMVAMVQLSIALGSTVGGLLFDHHGYQSTFLASAAMLIIATVLIFLTSRADTSAADHS, from the coding sequence ATGAGTAATAAGACAGACGAAAACAGAAAAAAAAACACCGGAAGCGGGAAACAGCCTGCGCACTGGAGTGGTGTCTTTGCCATGACGCTGTGCGTCTTCGCCCTGATCGCCTCCGAATTCATGCCGGTCAGCCTGCTGACACCGATGGCGCAGACCCTTCGTGTCACCGAAGGCATGGCCGGACAGGGCATCGCCATTTCCGGGGCATTTGCAGTGGTAACCAGCCTGTTTATTTCCGTGCTGGCAGGCACGCTTAACCGGAAAACGCTGCTGCTCGGCCTGACCTGCATTATGGCAATTTCCGGTGCTGTTATTGCGATGGCACCCAATTACCTGACCTATATGGCGGGCAGGGCCCTGATTGGCATTGTGGTCGGCGGGTTCTGGTCGATGTCGGCCGCGACGGCAATGCGTCTGGTCCCGGTGCATCGTGTTCCGCTGGCGCTGGCTATTTTCAACAGCGGCAATGCTTTGGCTACCGTCGTGGCTGCCCCTCTGGGCAGCTGGCTCGGATCGGTTGTTGGCTGGCGGGGCGCCTTCTTCTGCCTAGTGCCGGTCGCCATCATCGCGTTTGTTTGGCAATTACTCAGTCTGCCTTCCATGTCGGTCACCCGTCAGGCGGCGGCTTCCCGCAACGTTTTCACGCTGTTTCGTCGCCGGGTGGTCACGCTGGGCATGCTGGGTGTGGGGATCTTCTTTATGGGGCAATTCACGCTCTTTACCTACATTCGGCCTTTCCTTGAGACGGTGACGCGGGTGGATGCCGCAACGGTGACCCTGGTCCTGCTGGTTATTGGTGTCGCGGGTTTCATCGGCACTACGCTGATTGGCCGGGTGTTAAAACGCGGGTTCTACCCGACCCTGATGGCCATCCCGGTACTGATGGCCATCACCGCGCTGGCACTGATTGCCTTCGGCAGTCAGGTAGCCATCGTGACGGCGCTGCTTGGGCTGTGGGGGCTGATTTCCACTGCCGCACCGGTGGGATGGTGGGCATGGGTTCCACGTACCTTCCCTCAGAATGCCGAAGCGGGCGGCGGACTGATGGTGGCGATGGTGCAGCTGTCCATTGCTCTCGGTTCGACGGTGGGCGGCCTGCTTTTCGACCATCACGGCTACCAGAGCACCTTCCTGGCCAGCGCCGCGATGCTGATTATCGCAACCGTACTGATCTTTCTGACCTCGCGGGCAGACACTTCTGCCGCAGACCATTCATAA
- a CDS encoding cyclophilin-like fold protein, with the protein MKIEIIVEGETATATLFDTPTGRDFASLLPLSLTLEDYDDIERISDLPRRLSTVQAPDGMTPEAGDITYYAPWGNLAIFARGRAYARSLIPLGKVDSGLPVLQRHGPLAVQIRVAN; encoded by the coding sequence ATGAAAATTGAGATCATTGTGGAGGGAGAAACCGCCACCGCCACCCTCTTTGATACGCCGACAGGCCGGGACTTTGCGTCTTTGCTTCCCCTCAGCCTGACGCTGGAAGACTATGACGATATTGAGCGTATAAGCGACCTGCCGCGCAGGCTTTCCACGGTGCAGGCACCGGACGGCATGACGCCGGAAGCCGGAGATATCACTTACTACGCGCCCTGGGGCAACCTGGCGATTTTTGCCCGGGGCAGGGCTTACGCCCGTTCACTGATCCCGTTAGGGAAAGTGGATTCCGGACTGCCGGTCCTGCAGCGCCACGGACCTCTTGCGGTGCAGATCAGGGTCGCCAACTGA
- a CDS encoding LysR family transcriptional regulator yields MARRNLNDLLSFVTVAREGSFTRAAAQLGVTQPALSQAISGLEERMQIRLLTRTTRSVSVTAAGERLLQSVGHRIDEIEAELDMLTALRDKPAGTVRITCGPNVLKTTLLPKLTPLLREYPDIHIEFDANHGFRDIVADRFDAGVRLGDTIDKDMIAVPIGPKLRMAAVASPEYFARCAAPQTPRDLMQHCCINERMVQSGKIYAWEFEQENGKFHVRVEGQMTFNTSEHVVDAALAGLGIAFLPEEEFGTHLQEGKLIRVLEEWCRPFPGYYLYYPSRKQPSPAFSLVVDALRINRKI; encoded by the coding sequence ATGGCCAGACGCAATCTCAACGACTTACTCTCTTTCGTCACCGTGGCGCGTGAAGGCAGCTTTACGCGCGCTGCCGCCCAGCTCGGCGTGACCCAGCCCGCACTGAGCCAGGCGATTTCCGGGCTGGAAGAACGGATGCAAATCCGCCTGCTGACAAGGACCACGCGCAGTGTGTCAGTGACGGCTGCCGGGGAGCGACTGCTGCAGTCTGTGGGCCATCGTATTGATGAGATTGAAGCCGAGCTGGACATGCTGACGGCACTGCGTGATAAACCTGCGGGGACCGTCCGTATTACATGTGGACCTAATGTTCTGAAGACCACGCTGCTGCCAAAGCTGACACCACTGTTACGCGAATATCCTGATATTCATATTGAGTTTGATGCCAACCACGGGTTCCGGGATATCGTTGCGGATCGTTTTGATGCCGGCGTGCGGCTCGGAGACACTATCGACAAAGATATGATAGCCGTACCCATTGGCCCGAAACTGCGCATGGCGGCTGTAGCTTCCCCTGAGTATTTTGCCCGGTGCGCCGCCCCTCAGACGCCACGCGATCTGATGCAACACTGCTGTATTAATGAGCGCATGGTTCAATCGGGGAAAATTTACGCCTGGGAGTTTGAGCAGGAAAACGGTAAATTTCACGTTCGGGTTGAAGGGCAAATGACGTTTAATACATCGGAACACGTCGTTGACGCAGCTCTTGCCGGACTAGGCATTGCCTTTTTACCTGAAGAGGAGTTCGGCACACATCTGCAGGAAGGAAAACTGATCCGCGTGCTTGAAGAATGGTGCCGTCCTTTTCCCGGCTACTATCTTTATTATCCCAGCCGTAAACAGCCTTCCCCAGCGTTTTCACTCGTTGTGGATGCGTTGCGTATTAACCGGAAAATTTAA
- a CDS encoding GNAT family N-acetyltransferase, giving the protein MKTKQSKIPKSIYRPMHDDEFHFWGGLSLNDYVEDLMANHRYSRKKAQIEASKSFKAALPAGINTQNNHFRTYEHDSQAAGYLWFSLEDNSAFLSDIMLLPEFQGKGMGRDFIRAFLNELTQQGAYEVELRVSPDNQRALKLYKEFGFRITGFDMSLLLGSD; this is encoded by the coding sequence TTGAAAACAAAACAGTCAAAAATCCCCAAATCAATTTATAGGCCCATGCATGACGACGAGTTTCACTTCTGGGGGGGCCTCTCTTTAAATGACTATGTTGAAGACCTGATGGCAAATCATCGGTACAGTCGTAAAAAAGCCCAGATAGAGGCGTCGAAATCATTTAAAGCAGCCTTGCCAGCGGGTATCAATACTCAAAATAACCATTTTAGAACTTATGAACATGACAGTCAGGCTGCGGGATATCTGTGGTTCAGCCTGGAAGATAACTCAGCCTTTTTGTCAGATATAATGCTTCTCCCAGAATTTCAGGGTAAGGGAATGGGTCGGGATTTTATCCGTGCATTCCTGAATGAGCTGACTCAACAGGGCGCATATGAGGTGGAACTCAGAGTATCACCGGACAATCAAAGGGCTTTAAAATTATATAAAGAGTTTGGTTTTCGGATAACTGGTTTTGATATGAGTCTTTTGCTAGGATCCGACTGA
- a CDS encoding cell envelope integrity TolA C-terminal domain-containing protein — protein sequence MLAILASLTAGCAPLHPSGCHKTTATGSCSSGRWDDQDEWGVQARAIRAAINAELDEPQNWKGKKCRLHIEFAQDGTALNVSTSNGNTAYCEAIKSAAHKAKFPAFNNPEVYRDFQKSGFDMRG from the coding sequence ATGCTGGCCATTTTGGCTAGTCTTACTGCGGGTTGCGCACCGTTACATCCTTCCGGCTGTCATAAGACCACGGCAACGGGTAGTTGCAGTTCAGGACGTTGGGATGATCAGGATGAATGGGGCGTGCAAGCGAGGGCAATCAGGGCGGCAATAAATGCTGAACTTGATGAGCCGCAAAACTGGAAGGGGAAAAAATGCAGGTTGCATATTGAATTTGCTCAGGATGGCACGGCTTTAAACGTATCAACCAGCAATGGCAATACAGCCTATTGCGAAGCGATAAAGTCAGCAGCCCATAAAGCCAAATTTCCAGCCTTCAACAATCCAGAAGTCTATAGAGATTTTCAAAAATCGGGCTTCGATATGCGCGGTTAG
- a CDS encoding hemolysin, which produces MAYVITDREKLQAIWEAAKAGDWPAVYAASVDALTDPNHANQPIQGVDIAVYTWIKGAYGVNSNQGAFAHYIRDQTKLQYELRTGHVPDDWETRIQNASDNIAKNFAKTLFGVDLSSDPNAPLPDAPPTSAKVPDIHEVGLIDAGAAASEVFTDASSTGAPNYSPWAGTTLFSYLGDTSFFTEWVATNDTSPFKVESGTYDLIAAAQVSMQMKNLSYVVETLLAGEVPTYLTTLGIGHETIRLAAEAARDFYTESYGSSVTGGGSLIPGKLDIGSAIFNDIADVLSTPNLYRVGTLYDDDFTLAFGNIAVNTGSGDDTISVPRGWQNNAGNYGWTVIDGGSGHDTVDYSSLSHGVNLKFDAQGSYGGRGVIEKNGIGLYGFKDGLYNIEAVKLTDFKDNVTFNDRVLTPANGLEVNLGKGSSEIRFEHGYTTAPGGSAPQDYLGVNLSMLSNDVPFPNSLLNIPVKQTHNIYIDDSFELGFLQASSLSIDNHLLAFGTEGSNSSFSLNYNAQTHTQDLSIFMQGESALNQHVVNIYNWAQGDFGITLEQPTIQLVGLQTVTPQELAAA; this is translated from the coding sequence ATGGCTTACGTCATTACCGACCGAGAAAAACTGCAAGCGATTTGGGAGGCCGCCAAAGCCGGCGATTGGCCGGCCGTGTATGCCGCCTCCGTCGATGCGCTCACCGATCCCAACCATGCCAACCAACCTATTCAGGGCGTGGATATCGCGGTGTATACCTGGATCAAAGGCGCCTATGGCGTGAACTCGAATCAGGGGGCGTTTGCCCATTACATTCGCGACCAAACCAAGCTGCAGTATGAGCTGCGCACCGGGCATGTTCCCGATGACTGGGAAACGCGCATTCAAAATGCCTCCGACAACATCGCCAAGAACTTCGCCAAGACGCTGTTTGGCGTCGATCTGAGCAGCGATCCCAACGCGCCGCTGCCGGATGCCCCGCCCACCAGCGCCAAAGTGCCGGACATTCACGAGGTCGGCCTGATCGACGCGGGAGCGGCGGCGTCCGAGGTGTTCACCGATGCTTCCTCGACCGGCGCCCCCAACTATTCACCCTGGGCCGGCACCACGCTGTTCTCTTATTTAGGCGACACCTCGTTCTTTACCGAATGGGTGGCCACCAACGACACCTCGCCTTTTAAGGTCGAAAGCGGCACCTATGATTTGATTGCGGCGGCGCAGGTCTCCATGCAGATGAAAAACCTCAGCTACGTGGTTGAAACGCTGCTGGCGGGCGAAGTGCCCACCTATTTAACCACCCTCGGCATTGGCCACGAGACCATCCGCCTCGCCGCCGAAGCGGCGCGTGATTTCTACACCGAATCCTACGGCAGCAGCGTGACCGGCGGCGGCAGCCTCATTCCCGGCAAGCTGGATATCGGCTCGGCGATTTTCAACGACATTGCCGACGTGCTGTCCACGCCGAATCTGTACCGCGTCGGTACGCTGTATGACGACGATTTCACGCTGGCGTTCGGCAATATCGCCGTTAACACCGGCAGCGGCGACGACACCATCAGCGTGCCGCGCGGCTGGCAAAACAACGCCGGCAACTACGGCTGGACGGTCATCGACGGCGGCAGCGGCCATGATACGGTCGATTATTCCAGCCTGTCGCACGGGGTAAACCTGAAGTTTGACGCCCAGGGCAGCTATGGCGGGCGCGGGGTGATCGAGAAAAACGGCATCGGGCTGTATGGCTTTAAGGACGGGCTGTACAACATCGAGGCGGTAAAGCTGACGGACTTTAAGGATAACGTCACCTTTAACGATCGGGTGCTGACGCCGGCCAACGGTCTGGAGGTCAACCTGGGCAAAGGCTCCAGCGAGATTCGCTTCGAGCACGGCTATACCACTGCGCCGGGTGGGAGCGCGCCGCAGGATTATCTCGGCGTGAACCTGAGCATGCTGTCCAACGATGTGCCCTTCCCCAACAGCCTGCTGAATATTCCCGTAAAGCAGACCCACAATATCTACATCGACGACAGCTTCGAGCTGGGCTTTTTACAGGCCTCTTCCCTGTCTATCGATAACCACCTGCTGGCCTTCGGCACCGAAGGCTCAAACAGCAGCTTCTCGCTGAACTACAACGCGCAAACCCATACGCAGGATCTGTCGATATTCATGCAGGGTGAAAGCGCGCTCAATCAGCACGTCGTCAATATCTACAATTGGGCACAAGGCGACTTCGGCATCACGCTCGAGCAGCCGACCATTCAGCTCGTCGGCTTGCAAACCGTTACGCCGCAAGAGCTCGCGGCCGCCTAA
- a CDS encoding LysR substrate-binding domain-containing protein, with product MRKPRLPPLGALRAFHAVAGCRSFKLAAEELGVSATAVSHQIKLLESVLECRVCERSAQGVSLTETGEILYAGTQRAFAALEQSVAQITRAQQPPALTVTTTSNFLTHWLVPRLADFKAEFPAIDLRLHTSVERVDLNQRTVDVAIRYRETPESDLHCTLLHEDRFIVVASPALALERSEDLQRVTLFHVEHRQVPADAPTWENWRRRYGPEGLNVEAGLTFSDETHALQAAVAGQGVVIASRLLARDLLQRGVLAAPFEMSLPGANYYLVTTEETAQRPDIIALREWLLRQMAAG from the coding sequence ATGAGAAAACCCCGTTTGCCGCCGCTGGGCGCGCTGCGCGCCTTCCACGCCGTGGCCGGCTGCCGCAGCTTCAAGCTGGCCGCCGAGGAGCTGGGCGTCAGCGCGACGGCGGTCAGCCATCAGATCAAGCTGCTGGAATCGGTGCTGGAATGCCGGGTGTGCGAGCGCAGCGCGCAGGGCGTCAGCCTGACCGAGACCGGCGAGATCCTGTATGCCGGCACCCAGCGCGCCTTCGCCGCGCTGGAGCAGTCCGTCGCCCAAATCACCCGCGCCCAACAGCCGCCGGCGCTGACCGTTACCACCACCTCCAATTTTCTCACCCACTGGCTGGTGCCGCGCCTGGCGGATTTCAAGGCGGAGTTTCCCGCCATCGATCTGCGCCTGCACACCAGCGTCGAGCGCGTCGATCTCAACCAGCGCACCGTGGACGTCGCCATTCGCTATCGTGAAACGCCGGAAAGCGATCTGCACTGCACCCTGCTGCATGAGGATCGCTTTATCGTGGTGGCCAGCCCGGCGCTGGCGCTGGAGCGCAGCGAGGATTTGCAGCGGGTAACGCTGTTTCACGTGGAACATCGGCAGGTGCCCGCCGACGCGCCGACCTGGGAAAACTGGCGGCGGCGCTACGGGCCGGAAGGGTTGAACGTGGAAGCCGGACTGACCTTCAGCGACGAGACGCATGCGCTGCAGGCGGCGGTGGCGGGCCAAGGGGTGGTGATCGCCAGCCGGCTGCTGGCGCGCGATTTGTTGCAGCGCGGCGTGCTGGCCGCGCCGTTCGAGATGTCGTTACCCGGCGCCAACTATTACCTGGTGACCACCGAAGAAACCGCGCAGCGCCCCGATATCATTGCGCTGCGCGAATGGTTGCTGCGGCAAATGGCGGCGGGCTAA
- a CDS encoding PA1136 family autoinducer-binding transcriptional regulator → MSDEIAQRAFQTALAMDHERTLSAIQGRVRAFAAPFGFDRFVLFSASAAAEAGIEHIYWVEGDWFGDGEAVDALTYVRHCPVTRHMLRVSEPFFWTKTRAEQGERYRIVRTPRGAGLHGVQIPVFGPAGLEGAVSLGGERIDASPLVRLALSLVGTAAFQAARRLFAPAAGEGEGRLSAREREVLSWTAIGRRQADIAAMLGLSERTVENHLRRIRQRLGAATTAQAIGVAIRLGEIAPERR, encoded by the coding sequence ATGAGCGACGAGATCGCACAGCGCGCTTTCCAGACGGCGCTGGCGATGGACCACGAGCGAACCCTGTCCGCCATTCAGGGGCGGGTTCGCGCCTTCGCCGCGCCGTTCGGCTTCGATCGCTTTGTGCTGTTTTCCGCTTCCGCCGCGGCGGAGGCGGGGATCGAGCATATCTATTGGGTCGAGGGCGACTGGTTCGGCGACGGCGAGGCCGTCGATGCGTTGACCTACGTGCGGCACTGCCCGGTGACCCGGCACATGTTGCGGGTCAGCGAGCCGTTTTTCTGGACCAAAACCCGGGCGGAGCAGGGCGAACGCTACCGGATTGTGCGCACGCCGCGCGGTGCGGGCCTGCACGGCGTGCAGATCCCGGTATTTGGCCCAGCCGGTTTGGAGGGCGCCGTCAGCCTGGGGGGCGAGCGCATCGACGCTTCGCCGCTGGTGCGGCTGGCGCTGTCGCTGGTGGGCACGGCGGCCTTTCAGGCGGCGCGGCGGCTGTTCGCACCGGCGGCCGGCGAGGGAGAGGGCCGGCTGTCGGCACGCGAGCGCGAGGTGCTGAGCTGGACCGCCATCGGCCGGCGGCAGGCGGATATCGCTGCGATGCTCGGCCTGTCTGAACGCACGGTGGAAAACCACCTGCGGCGCATTCGCCAACGCCTTGGCGCCGCCACCACCGCGCAGGCGATCGGCGTGGCGATCCGCCTGGGGGAAATCGCCCCCGAGCGCCGTTAG
- the hchA gene encoding glyoxalase III HchA, which yields MTDSVSNDRNPTPDVAEDNAFFPSPYSLSQYTSSKTDFAGASYPNAYRGGKWKVLMIASQERYLLMQNGKFFSTGNHPVEMLLPMYHLDLAGFEIDIATPSGDPVKLEMWAFPQEDEAVKATYEKYRSQLKQPKKLTEVVKDLDGGNYLGVFIPGGHGVLNDIPFSEEVKKTLHWAHDNDRYVISLCHGPAGLLAAGIGERKEDFLYRGYEMCVFPDSLDTGANIDIGYIPGPMPWLVGERLRERGVKIVNADITGKVHKDRRLLTGDSPLASNNLGKLAAETLLADVAAR from the coding sequence ATGACTGATTCAGTGTCCAACGATCGTAATCCCACCCCGGATGTGGCGGAAGACAACGCGTTCTTCCCATCGCCTTACTCCCTCAGCCAGTACACCTCGTCCAAAACCGACTTTGCGGGCGCCAGCTACCCGAACGCCTATCGCGGCGGCAAGTGGAAGGTGCTGATGATCGCCTCGCAGGAGCGCTACCTGCTGATGCAAAACGGCAAATTCTTCTCCACCGGCAACCACCCGGTCGAGATGCTGTTGCCGATGTATCACCTGGATCTGGCCGGTTTCGAGATCGACATCGCCACGCCGTCCGGCGATCCGGTGAAGCTGGAGATGTGGGCGTTCCCGCAGGAAGACGAAGCGGTCAAGGCCACCTATGAGAAGTACCGCAGCCAACTCAAGCAGCCGAAAAAGCTGACGGAGGTGGTGAAGGATCTGGATGGCGGCAACTACCTCGGCGTTTTCATCCCCGGCGGCCACGGCGTGCTGAATGATATTCCGTTCAGCGAAGAGGTGAAAAAGACCCTGCACTGGGCGCACGACAACGATCGCTACGTGATTTCTCTGTGCCACGGGCCGGCGGGCCTGCTGGCGGCGGGCATCGGCGAGCGCAAAGAGGATTTCCTCTATCGCGGCTATGAGATGTGCGTGTTCCCGGACTCGCTCGATACCGGCGCCAACATCGACATCGGCTACATCCCCGGCCCGATGCCCTGGCTGGTGGGCGAACGCCTGCGCGAGCGGGGCGTCAAGATCGTCAACGCCGACATCACCGGCAAGGTGCATAAAGATCGGCGCCTGCTGACCGGCGACAGCCCGCTGGCCTCCAACAACCTCGGCAAGCTGGCGGCGGAGACGCTGTTGGCCGACGTCGCCGCGCGATGA
- a CDS encoding ABC transporter ATP-binding protein: MITASRLSFGFKGREPIFDNVSFELKRGEILSVLGPNGAGKTTLLRNIAGLCRPSAGWCEIGRVDNREARLAYVPQAKAPHFSYGVLDFVTFGCVRQAGLFARPGKHDFARAQAVLQSLEIGPLAQKSIDQISGGELQMCYFAKALMADPDVMILDEPESNLDFYNQAKMIEMLWRLAKERQMTIVLNTHFLNYAERISDKCLLMTKRQSLFGVKSAVLREDILERYFRVPVRKCRYEYQGAGEETFIIALRNLA; encoded by the coding sequence ATGATCACCGCTAGCCGACTATCCTTTGGTTTCAAAGGGCGGGAGCCCATTTTCGACAACGTCAGCTTCGAGCTTAAGCGCGGCGAGATCCTCAGCGTGCTGGGCCCGAACGGCGCCGGCAAAACCACGCTGCTGAGAAATATTGCGGGCCTGTGTCGGCCCAGCGCCGGCTGGTGCGAGATCGGCCGCGTCGATAATCGAGAGGCGCGCCTGGCCTATGTGCCGCAGGCGAAGGCGCCACATTTTTCCTATGGCGTACTCGATTTTGTCACTTTCGGCTGCGTTCGTCAGGCCGGACTGTTTGCCCGGCCGGGAAAGCACGATTTCGCCAGGGCGCAGGCGGTGCTGCAATCCCTGGAAATCGGCCCGTTGGCGCAGAAAAGCATCGATCAGATCAGCGGCGGTGAACTGCAGATGTGTTATTTCGCCAAGGCGCTGATGGCAGATCCTGACGTCATGATCCTTGATGAGCCGGAGTCGAACCTGGATTTTTACAATCAGGCAAAAATGATTGAGATGCTCTGGCGCCTCGCCAAAGAGCGGCAGATGACGATCGTGCTGAATACGCATTTCCTCAATTACGCCGAACGCATCTCCGACAAGTGTTTACTGATGACAAAACGGCAGTCGTTGTTTGGCGTTAAAAGCGCTGTGCTGCGGGAAGATATCCTGGAACGCTATTTTCGGGTGCCGGTAAGAAAGTGCCGCTATGAATACCAGGGCGCCGGCGAAGAAACCTTTATTATCGCTCTGCGCAATCTCGCCTGA
- a CDS encoding FecCD family ABC transporter permease, which yields MPGRGKYVAILAGLFLALCVAAVASLFAGRYALSAHDVMQILWQGNMPGENPTRYSVIFNLRAPRVVAVMLVGGGLAVAGATFQAVLKNALASPDVLGTSSASAFGAALGILLSLPFALSAMLSFLFGVVSLLLVFGICRLKRRQDALTTILSGMIIASLFIAFVSVIKYVADPQDTLPAIVFWLMGSFASVAKAQVYWLIPLFAACYLTIYRLRWKMNILSLGDDEARIAGLNPPRLKILLLIAASLLVSASVSLAGVVGWVGLVIPHLVRSVLGYNHGRLIPVSALSGALFLLVIDNIARGATYAEIPIGILTALIGAPLFATLFIMGNRYDHR from the coding sequence ATGCCGGGCAGAGGAAAATATGTGGCGATCCTGGCGGGGCTGTTTTTGGCCTTGTGTGTGGCCGCCGTCGCATCACTGTTTGCCGGCCGCTACGCCTTGTCGGCCCACGATGTGATGCAGATTTTATGGCAGGGGAACATGCCGGGGGAAAACCCGACCCGCTATTCGGTGATTTTTAACCTGCGTGCGCCGCGGGTGGTGGCGGTGATGCTGGTGGGCGGTGGGTTGGCGGTCGCCGGCGCGACCTTTCAGGCGGTGCTGAAAAACGCGTTAGCCAGCCCGGACGTGCTGGGCACCTCTTCCGCCTCCGCCTTTGGCGCCGCGCTGGGCATTTTATTGAGTTTGCCTTTTGCCCTGAGTGCCATGCTGTCGTTTCTTTTCGGCGTGGTGAGCCTGCTGCTGGTGTTCGGCATCTGCCGCCTGAAACGTCGGCAGGATGCGCTGACGACGATCCTGTCCGGCATGATTATCGCGTCGTTGTTTATCGCGTTTGTCTCGGTCATAAAATATGTCGCCGATCCGCAGGATACCTTGCCGGCGATCGTCTTCTGGCTGATGGGCAGCTTCGCTTCGGTGGCGAAAGCGCAGGTCTATTGGCTAATCCCGCTGTTTGCGGCGTGTTACCTGACAATCTATCGGCTCAGGTGGAAAATGAACATTCTCTCGCTGGGGGACGACGAGGCGCGCATTGCCGGCCTAAATCCGCCCCGGTTGAAGATCCTGCTGCTGATCGCCGCCTCCCTGCTGGTTTCCGCCTCGGTGAGTTTGGCCGGCGTGGTGGGATGGGTCGGCTTGGTGATCCCGCATCTGGTGAGAAGCGTGCTGGGGTATAACCACGGCCGCCTGATCCCGGTCTCGGCGCTGAGCGGGGCGTTGTTTTTGCTGGTGATAGACAATATCGCCAGAGGCGCCACCTACGCAGAAATCCCGATCGGCATCCTGACCGCGCTGATCGGTGCGCCGCTTTTCGCCACGCTTTTTATTATGGGCAATCGATATGATCACCGCTAG
- a CDS encoding ABC transporter substrate-binding protein: MCVTVKFIATALLAIFALPTAPCATAGQPAAAEPPQSVAAQTLPGSYPRIVITGNCPFGVILANEAAYRHVVGVGPWAFMHADRHVLEDMKPDIGRITSAFINKDYRVNMESLMNLRPDIIYYYGKSQDDRLERAGVMTVDLDAGGKTKYQPMATQVYWENTFADTLGLPRTHKFKDAWEKTLKQIRPYAAAIHAQHVRALYLEESDGRQLKVSGPHTYGDTYLKMAGMDNVAGDLPVKGDAGRYITVSMEQIMAWDPDVIFVVFGSAKALLHGGIPGQAWETLRAVKNGKVFSTPVGIHNWGGLSAETSLLPLFMINRYAPEDISDKTLREETRRYYQTMFSYAIPDRLLDEVLAQR; this comes from the coding sequence ATGTGCGTCACAGTGAAATTTATCGCCACCGCTCTGCTGGCAATATTCGCCTTGCCGACCGCGCCTTGCGCCACCGCCGGCCAGCCGGCGGCGGCCGAACCGCCACAAAGCGTGGCGGCGCAAACGCTGCCCGGCAGCTATCCGCGGATCGTCATCACCGGCAACTGCCCCTTCGGCGTGATCCTGGCGAACGAGGCGGCCTACCGGCACGTCGTCGGCGTGGGGCCCTGGGCGTTCATGCATGCCGATAGGCATGTATTGGAGGACATGAAGCCTGACATCGGCAGGATCACCTCCGCCTTTATCAATAAGGACTACCGGGTCAACATGGAATCGTTAATGAATCTACGGCCCGACATTATTTATTACTACGGCAAAAGCCAGGACGATCGGCTGGAAAGGGCGGGCGTGATGACCGTCGATCTGGATGCCGGCGGGAAGACAAAATACCAGCCGATGGCCACCCAGGTGTATTGGGAAAACACTTTCGCCGACACGCTCGGCCTGCCGCGCACGCACAAATTCAAAGACGCCTGGGAAAAGACCCTGAAGCAGATCCGCCCCTATGCCGCAGCCATCCATGCGCAGCACGTCAGGGCGTTGTATCTCGAAGAAAGTGACGGCAGGCAGCTGAAGGTGAGTGGCCCGCATACCTATGGCGACACCTACCTGAAAATGGCCGGCATGGACAACGTCGCCGGGGACTTGCCGGTGAAAGGGGATGCCGGCAGGTACATCACCGTTTCGATGGAGCAGATCATGGCCTGGGACCCGGATGTGATTTTCGTGGTTTTCGGCAGCGCCAAAGCGCTGCTGCACGGGGGGATCCCCGGCCAGGCCTGGGAAACGCTCAGGGCGGTAAAAAACGGCAAGGTTTTCTCGACGCCGGTGGGCATTCATAACTGGGGGGGCCTGTCGGCGGAAACATCGCTGCTGCCGCTGTTTATGATCAACCGCTATGCCCCTGAAGACATTAGCGACAAGACGCTGCGGGAGGAGACGCGCCGCTATTATCAGACGATGTTCTCCTATGCGATCCCGGACCGGTTGCTGGATGAGGTGCTGGCACAGCGCTAG